DNA sequence from the Thiobacillus sp. SCUT-2 genome:
ATGATATCCTCTCGTTAAACATATTTGCATTAAACGCATACATGCGCAAGGAGTCAATCCCCCATCCACGGCCGGTTGTTACCTACCCCTCCCTGGTGGGTAAGATACTCGCGCAGCAGCGCGAGATTCGTGGCATCAAGCAAGGCGCCATCGCGGAGGCGCTTGGCCTATCACAATCGGCCTATTCGAGGCTGGAGTCCGGCGAATCAGTACTCAATCTGTCGCAGTTGCGTAACATCAGCACACAACTACACCTTCAACCTGCGCAAGTTCTGAGCTTGGCAGATCAATACGAAACACAATTGAGCTTGCAAGGAGTTGCCGTCATCGCCGAGAAGCCCGACAACCCTGCGGCCGTCGCCATAGGCTTGGGCCTGCTCGCAGCCCTTCTATTGGGCAGCAGATAGCGAGATGCGAGCGAGAAGGCAGTTCGACTATGGATGAAGCG
Encoded proteins:
- a CDS encoding helix-turn-helix domain-containing protein: MLIIGVDHDILSLNIFALNAYMRKESIPHPRPVVTYPSLVGKILAQQREIRGIKQGAIAEALGLSQSAYSRLESGESVLNLSQLRNISTQLHLQPAQVLSLADQYETQLSLQGVAVIAEKPDNPAAVAIGLGLLAALLLGSR